A stretch of Cicer arietinum cultivar CDC Frontier isolate Library 1 chromosome 5, Cicar.CDCFrontier_v2.0, whole genome shotgun sequence DNA encodes these proteins:
- the LOC101501925 gene encoding MADS-box transcription factor 1 isoform X2 — translation MGRGRVELKRIENKINRQVTFAKRRNGLLKKAYELSVLCDAEVALIVFSNRGKLYEFCSTSSMLKTLERYQKCNYGAPEANVATKEALELSSQQEYLKLKARYEALQRSQRNLMGEDLGPLSSKDLETLERQLDSSLKQIRSTRTQFMLDQLGDLQRKEHLLCEANRALRQRMEGYQISSLQLNLSAEDMGYDRHPGQTHGDALFQQLECEPTLQIGYQNDPGSVVTAGPSMNNYMGGWLP, via the exons ATGGGAAGGGGAAGAGTGGAATTGAAGAGAATTGAGAACAAGATCAACAGACAAGTTACCTTTGCAAAACGAAGGAACGGTCTTTTGAAGAAAGCTTATGAACTTTCTGTTCTTTGCGATGCTGAGGTTGCTCTCATCGTCTTCTCCAATCGTGGAAAGCTCTACGAATTCTGCAGCACTTCAAG CATGCTGAAAACGCTTGAGAGGTATCAAAAATGCAACTACGGAGCACCTGAGGCTAATGTGGCAACAAAGGAAGCCTTG GAATTAAGCAGTCAACAGGAATACTTGAAGCTGAAGGCACGTTATGAAGCTCTACAACGCTCTCAGAG GAACCTTATGGGAGAAGATCTTGGCCCTTTAAGCAGCAAAGACCTTGAAACACTTGAAAGGCAACTAGATTCTTCCTTGAAGCAAATCAGATCGACAAGG ACCCAATTCATGCTGGATCAGCTTGGTGATCTTCAACGTAAG GAACACTTGCTATGTGAGGCAAACAGAGCTCTTAGACAAAGG ATGGAAGGGTATCAAATAAGTTCCCTCCAATTGAATCTGAGTGCTGAAGATATGGGATATGACCGTCATCCAGGTCAAACCCATGGTGATGCTCTATTTCAACAACTTGAGTGTGAACCAACGTTACAAATTGG ATATCAGAATGATCCAGGATCAGTGGTGACAGCTGGCCCAAGCATGAATAACTACATGGGTGGATGGTTACCATGA
- the LOC101500663 gene encoding MACPF domain-containing protein At1g14780-like isoform X1, translating to MEDEGGSLLMFPMEKSALECLGKGFDLTSDFRMKFSKGITNGGRLVVVDEVNKRDIMIPGGATIPDISEDIRCDKGDRVRFKSDVLQFNQMSELLNQKSGIQGKIPSGYFNAMFDLSGDWFRDAQDIKSLAFDGYFISLYYLHLTASHLVLQDEVKKSVPPNWDPASLARFIVAYGTHIIVGMAVGGQDVICVKQKHTSKVPPGDLRRHLEDLGDFLFSDLRSPSLLQRKTTIETKQKVPEVFNRVMQSTTMQFTSISESSTKDGLTIISSKRGGDVFKHSHSSWLQTMASNPEAIHFKFVPISSLLTGIPGSGYLSHAINLYLRYKPSPEDLQYFLEFQIPREWAPMFSELPLRHQRKKTYSPPLQFSFMSPKLHVNSKKVVSEQKPVVGLRLYLEGRKCDKLAVHIHHLSSLPNTMTLSSDTTTSAMWRGSDDDESSDNFAEPIRWKRFAHVCTSVVKYNPNWLQESNSSGVYIVTGAQLISKGNWPRNVLHLCLLFTHIPNCSIRRTEWAAAPEASRKSTFFTNLSTTFSFTQQSVTATQKQAQQQAPTALNSGVYPNGPPVPVRSAKMLKYVETNEVVRGPHDAPGHWLVIAAKLVTEGGKIGLQVKFALLDY from the exons ATGGAAGATGAGGGTGGTAGTTTGTTGATGTTTCCAATGGAGAAGAGTGCGTTGGAGTGTTTGGGTAAAGGTTTTGATCTAACTAGTGATTTTCGAATGAAATTTTCTAAAGGAATAACTAATGGTGGGAGATTAGTGGTCGTTGATGAAGTTAACAAAAGGGATATTATGATTCCAGGTGGAGCTACAATTCCTGATATTTCTGAAGATATTCGATGTGACAAAGGTGATCGTGTTCGCTTCAAGTCTGATGTTCTTCAATTCAACCAG ATGTCTGAGTTGCTTAATCAGAAATCAGGCATACAAGGAAAAATTCCATCAGGCTATTTTAATGCTATGTTTGATTTAAGTGGTGATTGGTTTCGTGATGCTCAAGACATCAAATCTCTTGCTTTTGATGGTTACTTCATTTCCCTTTACTATTTGCACTTAACTGCTTCACACCTTGTACTGCAAGACGAAGTTAAAAAGTCTGTTCCACCAAACTGGGATCCAGCTTCGTTAGCAAG GTTTATTGTGGCATATGGTACACACATAATAGTAGGTATGGCTGTTGGAGGTCAAGATGTTATTTGTGTCAAACAAAAACATACTTCAAAGGTTCCTCCTGGTGATCTCAGAAGACATTTAGAGGATTTAggagattttttattttcagatTTAAGAAGCCCTTCACTACTACAGAGAAAGACAACAATAGAAACCAAACAAAAA GTTCCTGAAGTTTTTAATCGTGTAATGCAATCAACCACAATGCAGTTCACAAGTATTTCAGAATCTTCAACCAAAGAT GGTCTCACCATTATTTCTTCAAAAAGAGGAGGAGATGTGTTTAAGCACAGTCACTCAAGTTGGCTCCAAACAATGGCTTCTAATCCTGAAGCAATCCACTTCAAGTTTGTTCCTATTTCATCACTTCTCACAGGAATTCCAGGAAGTGGCTATCTTAGTCATGCAATCAATTTGTATTTACGAT ATAAGCCCTCTCCAGAAGACTTGCAATACTTCTTGGAGTTCCAAATTCCCAGGGAATGGGCACCCATGTTTTCTGAGCTGCCTCTGAGGCATCAACGGAAAAAGACTTATTCTCCTCCCCTGCAATTTAGTTTTATGTCTCCAAAGCTTCATGTCAACTCTAAAAAG GTAGTAAGTGAACAAAAACCTGTGGTTGGCCTCAGGTTATACTTGGAGGGAAGGAAATGTGATAAACTTGCAGTACACATACATCATCTTTCAAGCCTCCCAAATACAATGACCCTCTCTTCAGATACCACAACCTCAGCTATGTGGCGAGGATCTGACGATGATGAATCCAGTGACAACTTTGCAGAACCAATAAGATGGAAGCGATTCGCACACGTGTGCACCTCAGTGGTTAAGTATAACCCTAACTGGTTGCAAGAATCAAATTCAAGTGGTGTTTATATTGTAACCGGTGCACAACTCATTAGCAAAGGGAATTGGCCGAGGAATGTGCTTCATTTGTGCCTTCTCTTCACTCACATACCCAATTGCAGCATCAGGAGAACAGAATGGGCTGCTGCACCAGAGGCTTCAAGAAAATCAACTTTCTTCACGAATCTAAGCACAACATTTTCATTCACACAACAAAGTGTTACTGCTACACAGAAGCAGGCTCAGCAGCAGGCTCCAACAGCACTTAACTCTGGTGTTTATCCAAATGGGCCACCAGTGCCTGTTCGTTCAGCTAAAATGCTTAAATATGTGGAGACAAACGAGGTTGTGAGGGGACCACATGATGCTCCTGGGCATTGGTTGGTTATTGCTGCTAAGCTTGTCACAGAAGGTGGTAAAATTGGATTACAGGTAAAGTTTGCATTGTTAGATTACTAG
- the LOC101500663 gene encoding MACPF domain-containing protein At4g24290-like isoform X2 — MEDEGGSLLMFPMEKSALECLGGATIPDISEDIRCDKGDRVRFKSDVLQFNQMSELLNQKSGIQGKIPSGYFNAMFDLSGDWFRDAQDIKSLAFDGYFISLYYLHLTASHLVLQDEVKKSVPPNWDPASLARFIVAYGTHIIVGMAVGGQDVICVKQKHTSKVPPGDLRRHLEDLGDFLFSDLRSPSLLQRKTTIETKQKVPEVFNRVMQSTTMQFTSISESSTKDGLTIISSKRGGDVFKHSHSSWLQTMASNPEAIHFKFVPISSLLTGIPGSGYLSHAINLYLRYKPSPEDLQYFLEFQIPREWAPMFSELPLRHQRKKTYSPPLQFSFMSPKLHVNSKKVVSEQKPVVGLRLYLEGRKCDKLAVHIHHLSSLPNTMTLSSDTTTSAMWRGSDDDESSDNFAEPIRWKRFAHVCTSVVKYNPNWLQESNSSGVYIVTGAQLISKGNWPRNVLHLCLLFTHIPNCSIRRTEWAAAPEASRKSTFFTNLSTTFSFTQQSVTATQKQAQQQAPTALNSGVYPNGPPVPVRSAKMLKYVETNEVVRGPHDAPGHWLVIAAKLVTEGGKIGLQVKFALLDY, encoded by the exons ATGGAAGATGAGGGTGGTAGTTTGTTGATGTTTCCAATGGAGAAGAGTGCGTTGGAGTGTTTGG GTGGAGCTACAATTCCTGATATTTCTGAAGATATTCGATGTGACAAAGGTGATCGTGTTCGCTTCAAGTCTGATGTTCTTCAATTCAACCAG ATGTCTGAGTTGCTTAATCAGAAATCAGGCATACAAGGAAAAATTCCATCAGGCTATTTTAATGCTATGTTTGATTTAAGTGGTGATTGGTTTCGTGATGCTCAAGACATCAAATCTCTTGCTTTTGATGGTTACTTCATTTCCCTTTACTATTTGCACTTAACTGCTTCACACCTTGTACTGCAAGACGAAGTTAAAAAGTCTGTTCCACCAAACTGGGATCCAGCTTCGTTAGCAAG GTTTATTGTGGCATATGGTACACACATAATAGTAGGTATGGCTGTTGGAGGTCAAGATGTTATTTGTGTCAAACAAAAACATACTTCAAAGGTTCCTCCTGGTGATCTCAGAAGACATTTAGAGGATTTAggagattttttattttcagatTTAAGAAGCCCTTCACTACTACAGAGAAAGACAACAATAGAAACCAAACAAAAA GTTCCTGAAGTTTTTAATCGTGTAATGCAATCAACCACAATGCAGTTCACAAGTATTTCAGAATCTTCAACCAAAGAT GGTCTCACCATTATTTCTTCAAAAAGAGGAGGAGATGTGTTTAAGCACAGTCACTCAAGTTGGCTCCAAACAATGGCTTCTAATCCTGAAGCAATCCACTTCAAGTTTGTTCCTATTTCATCACTTCTCACAGGAATTCCAGGAAGTGGCTATCTTAGTCATGCAATCAATTTGTATTTACGAT ATAAGCCCTCTCCAGAAGACTTGCAATACTTCTTGGAGTTCCAAATTCCCAGGGAATGGGCACCCATGTTTTCTGAGCTGCCTCTGAGGCATCAACGGAAAAAGACTTATTCTCCTCCCCTGCAATTTAGTTTTATGTCTCCAAAGCTTCATGTCAACTCTAAAAAG GTAGTAAGTGAACAAAAACCTGTGGTTGGCCTCAGGTTATACTTGGAGGGAAGGAAATGTGATAAACTTGCAGTACACATACATCATCTTTCAAGCCTCCCAAATACAATGACCCTCTCTTCAGATACCACAACCTCAGCTATGTGGCGAGGATCTGACGATGATGAATCCAGTGACAACTTTGCAGAACCAATAAGATGGAAGCGATTCGCACACGTGTGCACCTCAGTGGTTAAGTATAACCCTAACTGGTTGCAAGAATCAAATTCAAGTGGTGTTTATATTGTAACCGGTGCACAACTCATTAGCAAAGGGAATTGGCCGAGGAATGTGCTTCATTTGTGCCTTCTCTTCACTCACATACCCAATTGCAGCATCAGGAGAACAGAATGGGCTGCTGCACCAGAGGCTTCAAGAAAATCAACTTTCTTCACGAATCTAAGCACAACATTTTCATTCACACAACAAAGTGTTACTGCTACACAGAAGCAGGCTCAGCAGCAGGCTCCAACAGCACTTAACTCTGGTGTTTATCCAAATGGGCCACCAGTGCCTGTTCGTTCAGCTAAAATGCTTAAATATGTGGAGACAAACGAGGTTGTGAGGGGACCACATGATGCTCCTGGGCATTGGTTGGTTATTGCTGCTAAGCTTGTCACAGAAGGTGGTAAAATTGGATTACAGGTAAAGTTTGCATTGTTAGATTACTAG
- the LOC101503082 gene encoding uncharacterized protein, with protein MADWGPVVIAVVLFVLLSPGLLFQLPGRSRVVEFGNMQTSGVSILVHTIIFFGLITIFLIAIGVHINTG; from the coding sequence ATGGCAGATTGGGGTCCAGTGGTAATAGCAGTGGTGCTGTTTGTGTTGTTAAGTCCAGGGTTGTTGTTTCAACTGCCAGGAAGGAGCAGAGTGGTGGAATTTGGGAACATGCAAACAAGTGGTGTGTCTATTTTGGTTCATACTATCATATTTTTTGGACTAATTACTATATTTCTTATTGCAATTGGTGTGCATATCAACACTGGTTAA
- the LOC101500351 gene encoding oil body-associated protein 1A, translated as MSTNNDQSQVPGEPTQTTTSLLQTVTSTIQGFGPINKIHQHLCAFHFYSHDMTRQVEAHHYCGHQNEEMRQCLIYDSPDKNARLIGLEYVISENLFLTLPDEEKPLWHSHLFEVKSGFFFMPNVPSPIEHKDMEKICKTYGKVYHFWQVDRGDALPLGIPQLMMALTRDGQLYDHLVQSCAERMGIDFEKERKNREYMTGPAHGIHPLANGGGKGLETRLREVELNHDEPLPSATRVFV; from the exons ATGTCGACCAACAACGACCAATCTCAAGTACCCGGCGAGCCAACTCAAACCACCACCTCCCTCCTTCAGACCGTCACCTCTACTATCCAAGGTTTCGGTCCCATCAACAAAATCCACCAACACCTTTGCGC GTTTCATTTTTACTCGCACGACATGACTAGGCAAGTGGAGGCACACCACTATTGCGGGCACCAAAACGAGGAGATGAGGCAGTGTCTTATCTACGACAGCCCCGACAAGAATGCGAGGCTTATAGGTCTTGAATATGTTATCTCTGAGAATCTCTTCTTGACTCTGCCCGACGAGGAGAAGCCTCTCTGGCATTCTCATCTGTTTGAGGTAAAGAGTGGTTTCTTCTTCATGCCAAATGTCCCTTCTCCAATTGAGCACAAAGACATGGAGAAAATTTGCAAGACTTATGGTAAAGTCTACCATTTCTGGCAAGTTGATAGAGGCGATGCTCTTCCACTTGGGATACCTCAACTCATGATGGCTCTCACTAGAGATGGCCAACTCTATGATCACCTTGTTCAAA GTTGTGCCGAGCGTATGGGGATAGACTTTGAGAAGGAGAGAAAGAACAGGGAGTATATGACAGGACCAGCACATGGAATTCATCCATTGGCTAATGGAGGAGGTAAAGGCCTCGAGACAAGACTCAGGGAGGTTGAGCTTAACCATGATGAACCTCTGCCCTCTGCAACCAGGGTCTTTGTTTGA
- the LOC101501294 gene encoding amino acid transporter AVT1H encodes MWGKMLKLKFLGNICCIQQRDQVDSTVMWSNCNVCIEENKQCNGDHIIVEDRNNTNTTEDSANIDTKHDANADCSFVHAVINMVGMLIGLGQLSTPYAIEKGGWLSVLLLIGLGLMCTYTSHILGKCLEKNPKLTSYVDIGNQAFGSKGRYLVATLIYMDIFMALVSYTISLHDNLITVFIGTRLNLQLAKLKTSQLLTVVAVLIALPSLWIRDMSSISFLSSGGIIMSLLTFVCVVATAIFGGFQASNHSIPVFKPHNIPSISGLYIFTYGGHIVFPDLYKAMKDPSKFTKVSIVSFTIVTALNTSMGFMGAKMFGNDVKSQITLSMPPKKIITKIAVWATVLTPMTKYALEFAPFAIQLEHALPNSFSGRTKLVIRGFVASLLLLFILTVALSVPYFEHVLSLTGSLVSVAICLIFPCVFYMKICWGKITRPLLVLNIFLVIFGFLLGVMGTISSTKLILENFLSHHST; translated from the exons ATGTGGGGTAAGatgttgaaattgaaattcTTGGGGAACATCTGCTGTATTCAGCAAAGGGATCAAGTTGATAGTACTGTGATGTGGTCAAATTGCAATGTTTGTATAGAGGAAAACAAACAATGCAATGGTGACCACATCATTGTTGAGGATCGAAATAACACTAATACTACAGAAGACAGCGCCAATATCGACACCAAGCATGATGCTAATGCTGATTGTTCTTTTGTTCATGCTGTCATCAACATGGTGGGAATGCTCATAG GTTTGGGGCAACTATCAACTCCTTATGCTATTGAAAAAGGAGGGTGGTTATCTGTATTATTGCTTATAGGACTTGGCCTAATGTGTACTTACACCTCTCATATACTTGGAAAATGCCTTGAAAAGAATCCAAAGTTAACAAGTTATGTGGATATTGGGAATCAAGCATTTGGATCAAAAGGAAGATACCTAGTTGCAACATTAATCTACATGGACATATTCATGGCACTTGTTTCCTACACAATCTCATTACATGATAACTTGATCACTGTATTTATAGGGACACGTTTGAATCTACAACTGGCTAAGTTAAAAACATCACAGCTTCTAACAGTGGTGGCAGTTTTGATTGCTCTGCCTAGTTTATGGATCAGAGATATGTCTTCTATATCTTTCCTTTCAAGTGGTGGTATTATTATGTCTCTTCTCACATTTGTGTGTGTAGTGGCCACTGCAATTTTTGGAGGTTTTCAAGCTAGTAATCATAGTATACCTGTCTTCAAGCCACATAATATTCCATCAATATCTGGTCTGTATATTTTTACTTATGGAGGACACATTGTTTTCCCTGATTTATATAAAGCAATGAAAGACCCCTCTAAATTCACCaag GTTTCAATTGTGAGCTTCACAATAGTAACGGCACTTAACACCTCAATGGGGTTCATGGGTGCCAAAATGTTTGGAAATGATGTGAAGTCTCAAATAACTCTGAGCATGCCACCAAAGAAAATCATAACAAAGATTGCAGTTTGGGCAACCGTGTTGACACCAATGACCAAATATGCCCTTGAATTTGCACCCTTCGCAATTCAGCTTGAGCATGCACTTCCAAATTCTTTTAGTGGAAGGACAAAATTGGTAATCAGGGGTTTTGTGGCTTCATTATTGCTCTTGTTCATACTAACCGTTGCTCTATCAGTGCCATATTTTGAACATGTACTCAGCCTCACTGGTTCACTAGTTAGTGTAgccatttgtttgatttttccaTGTGTTTTCTATATGAAGATTTGTTGGGGTAAAATAACAAGGCCTCTCTTagttcttaatatttttttagtcatATTTGGGTTTCTTCTTGGAGTGATGGGTACCATTTCCTCTACAAAGTTAATATTGGAAAATTTTCTATCACATCATTCAACTTGA
- the LOC101500978 gene encoding rho GDP-dissociation inhibitor 1-like codes for MSAAVGASVSSTTTANDVPYNPRLEEQQQQHDAEQTEPDDDDDDDDSRLDSDGELDLGPQFTLKEQLEKDKDDESLRKWKEQLLGSVDISSVGESKDPEVKIQSLTITCSDRPDLVLPIPFTNDPKKSLFILKEGSQCRMKFTFTVSNNIVSGLKYTNIVWKTGVRVDSRKKMLGTFSPQXEPFLYELEEETTPSGIFARGTYSARTKFVDDDRKCYLDVSYYFEIQKNW; via the exons ATGTCTGCCGCCGTGGGAGCTTCTGTCTCCTCCACAACCACAGCCAACGATGTTCCTTACAACCCTCGTTTAGaggaacaacaacaacaacatgatGCTGAACAAACTGAAcctgatgatgatgatgatgatgacgacTCTAGGTTGGACTCTGATGGGGAATTGGATCTTGGTCCTCAGTTTACCCTCAAGGAACAGCTTGAGAAAGATAAA GATGATGAAAGTTTGAGAAAATGGAAGGAGCAACTTCTGGGAAGTGTTGATATATCTTCTGTTGGAG AAAGCAAAGATCCAGAAGTGAAGATACAAAGCCTCACTATAACATGTTCAGACAGGCCTGACCTTGTACTACCAATTCCATTTACTAATGATCCTAAGAAGAGTCTCTTCATTCTTAAGGAAGGAAGCCAATGCCGCATGAAATTCACCTTCACTGTTTCGAACAACATCGTTTCTGGTCTCAAATACACCAATATTGTCTGGAAAACTGGGGTTAGAG TGGATAGcagaaaaaaaatgttgggaACTTTTAGTCCTCAGCAN GAACCATTTTTATATGAATTGGAAGAAGAAACTACTCCTTCTGGTATATTTGCTAGGGGAACCTATTCAGCAAGAACCAag TTTGTAGATGACGATCGAAAATGCTACTTGGATGTGAGTTACTACTTTGAAATTCAGAAGAACTGGTGA
- the LOC101501611 gene encoding 15-cis-zeta-carotene isomerase, chloroplastic-like has product MSVSFVLSTSFSFSPSSSFSFSKPKLPFQCSSSSSNFPSSNINKPLSSLSPTFNFTFVAHSSSRDKDSSFLGEDSASFDLGEQKISSWISFTAILGLVLFLLNVLWINNSTGFAKPFVDAVSHLSDSHEVVMLTLILIFAIFHSGMASFRNTGEKLIGERAFRVLFAGISLPLAVTTIVYFINHRYDGLQLWHLNTTPGIHQLVWLSNFVSFFFLYPSTFNLLEIAAVHKPKIHLWETGIIRITRHPQMVGQVIWCLAHTVWIGNSVAVAASIGLIAHHLFGAWNGDRRLAIKHGEDFEIIKRRTSIVPFAAILDGRQRLPKDFYKEFIRLPYLTITALTLGAYFAHPLMQAASFNLHW; this is encoded by the exons ATGTCTGTCTCTTTTGTACTCTCCacctctttctctttctctccctcttcttccttttcatTCTCCAAACCAAAACTCCCTTTTCAAtgctcctcctcctcctccaaCTTCCCATCTTCCAATATAAATAAACCactctcttctctctctccaACCTTCAACTTCACTTTCGTTGCTCATTCTTCATCGAGGGACAAAGACTCGTCCTTCCTAGGAGAGGACTCCGCCTCGTTTGATTTGGGGGAACAGAAAATATCTTCATGGATTTCTTTCACTGCTATTTTGGGACTTGTTCTCTTCCTTCTAAACGTGCTttggattaataattcaacTGGCTTTGCCAAACCTTTCGTCGATGCCGTTTCACACCTTTCCGATTCTCACGAG GTGGTAATGTTGACCCTAATACTCATATTTGCCATTTTCCACAGTGGAATGGCTAGCTTTCGGAACACTGGCGAAAAACTGATTGGTGAAAGAGCTTTTCGTGTTCTTTTTGCAGGGATTTCACTACCTTTGGCTGTCACTACTATT GTGTATTTTATTAACCACAGATATGATGGACTTCAACTCTGGCACCTCAACACTACTCCTGGGATTCATCAACTTGTGTGGCTCTCCAATTTcgtctctttctttttcctatATCCTTCAACCTTTAATCTTTTAGAGATTGCAGCAGTTCACAAGCCTAAAATACATCTATGGGAAACTGGCATCATCAGGATAACCAGGCATCCGCAG ATGGTTGGGCAAGTAATCTGGTGTCTTGCTCATACGGTTTGGATTGGAAATTCTGTGGCTGTTGCAGCCTCAATTGGCTTAATTGCACATCATCTATTTGGCGCCTGGAATGGAGACAGGCGATTGGCTATAAAACATGGAGAAGATTTTGAGATAATTAAGCGTCGAACAAGTATTGTCCCTTTTGCAGCAATTCTTGATGGCCGTCAAAGATTACCTAAAGATTTCTACAAGGAGTTTATTCGATTACCATACTTAACAATTACTGCATTAACACTTGGAGCTTACTTTGCACACCCACTTATGCAGGCTGCTAGTTTCAACCTCCATTGGTAG
- the LOC101502465 gene encoding uncharacterized protein — MMRTRHQEDEQSRALYELSAIVLNLLRSPPIPFNFSDHPLDQPLRRSPPPQISPTGFASLLLGISMALMLCGSVTFFIGFVLMPWVIGLVILLYVAGIVSTLSDLGRSILCYVLPTPDPRKDIPAWKLM; from the exons ATGATGAGAACAAGGCATCAAGAAGATGAACAATCGCGAGCTTTATACGAACTATCCGCCATCGTTCTCAACCTTCTCCGTTCTCCTCCAATTCCCTTCAATTTTTCCGATCATCCATTGGACCAACCGTTACGGCGTTCGCCTCCGCCTCAAATCTCTCCCACGGGTTTCGCCTCTTTGCTTTTGGGAATCTCGATGGCTTTGATGCTCTGTGGATCCGTCACGTTCTTCATAGGGTTCGTGTTGATGCCGTGGGTTATTGGATTGGTTATTCTTCTTTACGTAGCTGGAATCGTTTCCACTCTCTCCGATTTGGGGCGTTCTATTCTCTGCTACGTTTTGCCGACCCCGGACCCGCGTAAGGATATTCCCG CCTGGAAGCTTATGTGA
- the LOC101501925 gene encoding MADS-box transcription factor 1 isoform X1, whose translation MGRGRVELKRIENKINRQVTFAKRRNGLLKKAYELSVLCDAEVALIVFSNRGKLYEFCSTSSMLKTLERYQKCNYGAPEANVATKEALVLELSSQQEYLKLKARYEALQRSQRNLMGEDLGPLSSKDLETLERQLDSSLKQIRSTRTQFMLDQLGDLQRKEHLLCEANRALRQRMEGYQISSLQLNLSAEDMGYDRHPGQTHGDALFQQLECEPTLQIGYQNDPGSVVTAGPSMNNYMGGWLP comes from the exons ATGGGAAGGGGAAGAGTGGAATTGAAGAGAATTGAGAACAAGATCAACAGACAAGTTACCTTTGCAAAACGAAGGAACGGTCTTTTGAAGAAAGCTTATGAACTTTCTGTTCTTTGCGATGCTGAGGTTGCTCTCATCGTCTTCTCCAATCGTGGAAAGCTCTACGAATTCTGCAGCACTTCAAG CATGCTGAAAACGCTTGAGAGGTATCAAAAATGCAACTACGGAGCACCTGAGGCTAATGTGGCAACAAAGGAAGCCTTGGTATTG GAATTAAGCAGTCAACAGGAATACTTGAAGCTGAAGGCACGTTATGAAGCTCTACAACGCTCTCAGAG GAACCTTATGGGAGAAGATCTTGGCCCTTTAAGCAGCAAAGACCTTGAAACACTTGAAAGGCAACTAGATTCTTCCTTGAAGCAAATCAGATCGACAAGG ACCCAATTCATGCTGGATCAGCTTGGTGATCTTCAACGTAAG GAACACTTGCTATGTGAGGCAAACAGAGCTCTTAGACAAAGG ATGGAAGGGTATCAAATAAGTTCCCTCCAATTGAATCTGAGTGCTGAAGATATGGGATATGACCGTCATCCAGGTCAAACCCATGGTGATGCTCTATTTCAACAACTTGAGTGTGAACCAACGTTACAAATTGG ATATCAGAATGATCCAGGATCAGTGGTGACAGCTGGCCCAAGCATGAATAACTACATGGGTGGATGGTTACCATGA